TATGTATTTATTAAGTGATTTAAGTAGTGCAGTAACAGGTGAAATTCACTATGTTGATAGTGGATTTAATATTATGGGAATGCCAGCAGTTGAGTTTGATGAAGGAAAACCAAGAATTGCTTGGAATGGAACAGATAAATAAAAAAGTATAAGTTTTTGTAGATTTATTTGTTGAAGAAAAGATTTTCTTGCTTATTTATTAGTAAATTTGCGAAGAAATCTCTTTTTTTTCTTTACTTTTTTTTTAAAGTTTTAAAATTGAGAAAGTTATTAAAAATAGTAAGTTTAAATTGTTTTACTATTTTTAATAATTTTAAGAGAATTAAAAATCTCAGATAATTAGAAAATTTTAACAATTTAGGACGAATATGAATATAGATTTCAAAAACTTAGCAAATAAATACCAAACGCCATATTATGTATATGATTTTGATTATATTACAAAACAATATACAGAGTTAAAAGAGTCATTTAGAGCAAGAAAATCTCTAATAGCTTATGCTGTTAAAGCAAATTCAAATTTAAGTGTTATAAAACATCTTGCAAATTTAGGTGCTGGAGCTGATTGTGTTAGTATTGGTGAAGTTAAAAGAGCATTAAAAGTAGGTGTTCCTGCTTACAAAATTATTTTTTCAGGTGTTGGAAAAAGTGATGATGAGATAAAAGAGGCTTTAGAACTAGATATTTTACTTATAAATGTTGAAAGTGCTGAAGAGTTAAATAGAGTTGAAATAATTGCAAAAGAGTTAGGAAAAGTTGCAAGAATTTCTATAAGAGTAAATCCAAATATTGATCCAAAAACTCATCCATATATCTCAACAGGGCTTCATGAAAATAAATTTGGAGTAGATATTGATACAGCTAAAAGAATGTATATACAATGTAAAAATAGTGAGTTTTTAGAGCCTACAGGAATTCATTGTCATATTGGATCTCAACTTACACAACTTCAACCAATTAAAGATGCTGTAAAAATAGTAGCTGATTTAGTTAGAAATTTAAAAGCAATAAAAATTGAGTTGTCTTTTATGGATGTTGGTGGAGGATTAGGAATTGTTTATAAAGATGAGAAACTAATTGATACTTATGAGTATGCTCAATCAATTTTAGATGTTATGTTTGGACTTGATTTAACAGTTATTTGTGAACCTGGAAGATTTATAGTTGGAAATTCAGGAGTTTTTGTAACAAAAGTTTTATATGAAAAAATAAATGGGAATAAAAGATTTGTTATTGTTGATGGGGCTATGAATGACTTAATTAGACCTGCTCTTTATGGAGCTTATCATAAAATCGAAGTTTTAAATGATAATAAAGATTTTAGTGATTGTAATATAGTTGGACCAGTTTGTGAAAGTGGAGATTTTTTTGCAAAAAATATAGAGCTTCCGAAAACTTCACACAATGATTTAGTTGCTATTTATAGTGCTGGAGCTTATGGATTTACGATGGCAAGTAACTATAATACAAGAGGAAGAGTTGCTGAAATTGCTATTGAAGGTGGAGTTGATAGACTAATTAGAAGAAGAGAAAACTTTGAAGATTTAATTGCACATGAGATAGAGTTTATAAAATAAAAAAGGGCAAAAAATGGCTATTGAAGATGGATTAGTAGAGATTAGAAATAAACTGGATGATATAGATAATAAATTATTAGATTTATTAAATGAAAGAATGAATCTTGTTCATCAAGTTGGAGTTATAAAAGCTCAAAGTGGAGGAGCTATTTATAGACCAGAGAGAGAAAAATCTATTATAGATAGACTTGAAAAAATAAATAAAGAGAAAAAAGGATTTCTAAATAGAAGTGCTATAGAAGCACTATTTTTAGAAATTTTTGCAATATCAAGAAATCTTGAATTACCTGAAAATATTGGATATTTAGGACCACAAGGAAGTTTTACTCATCAAGCAGCAGAAGCTAGATTTGGGGCTATGAGTTCTTATGTCTCTATTAGTTCTATTAAAGGAATATTTAAAGAGTTAGAATCAAAAAAGATAAAATATGGAGTTGTTCCTATAGAGAACTCTTCAAATGGAATTGTAAATGATACAATAGGTGGATTTAGTAATTTTAATTCAAAAATTATTGCTGAAATTGTACTAAACATTCATCATACTTTAGCGACAACTTGTGATAAGATAAGTGATATTAAAAAAATATATTCAAAAGATATAGCATTTGATCAGTGTAGAAAATTTTTAACAAATTTTGGACTTGATGAGGTTGAATTAATCCCAGTTGAGTCAACTACAAAAGCTGCAAAACTAGCAGCTATTGAGCCAAATAGTGCAGCTATTTCTCCACATGTAGCTGCAAAATTATATAATCTTCCAATTTTATTTGAAAATATAGAGGATAAAGACAATAATAAAACTAGATTTTTTATTTTAAGTGATTTTGAAAATTTACCAAGTGGAAATGATAAAACTTCAATTTTAGTGAATCTTCCAGATACTCAAGGAGCACTGGTAAAATTTTTAAATGATTTTAATGATTTAGGAATAAATTTAACAAAAATAAAATCTCATATTGTTGAAGGGAATTCAATATTTTTTATAGATTTTGATGGACATAAAGATGATGATAATGTTAAAAAAGTTCTTGAAAAACATAAAAATAGTATAAAAGTTTTGGGCTCTTATGTAAAAGAGATAAAAGATATTTAGACAATAAGGATAAAAAATGAAATTTAATGAAGTATTAAAAAATCTTTCAACTTATGAAGCAGGTAAACCAATAGAGTTAGTTGTAAGAGAGTATGGAATAGACCCAAAAGAGGTAGTAAAACTAGCTTCAAATGAAAATCCATATGGAACAAGCCCTAAAGTTGTAGCAAAAATAGAGAGTTTAGTAAAAAATATGTATTTGTATCCTGATGATTCTATGTTTGAACTAAAAGAGACCTTAGCAAATAAGTTCGATTTAGAGAGTAAGAATGTAATTATTGGCTCTGGAAGTGATCAAATTTTGGAGTTCTGTATTCATGCAAAATGTCAAAAAGGTTCAAATGTTTTAATGGCAAAAACAACTTTTGCTATGTATGAGATTTATGCAAAACAGGTTGATGCAAATATTATTAAAACAGAATCTAGTCAACATAATTTAAAAGAGTTTAGTGACCTTTATAAAAAATATGGTGCAGATATTATATTTTTATGTATTCCAAATAACCCTTTAGGAGAGTGTTTAGATAAAAATGAAGTTTATGAATTTTTAAGAACTATTGATAAAGATACTCTAGTTGTAGTTGATGGAGCATATCAAGAGTATGCTGCTTTTAAAGATGAAAACAAAAGAATTTGCCCAAAAGATTTGATTAATAGTTTTCCAAATGCTATATATCTTGGAACATTCTCTAAAGCTTATGCTCTTGGTGGAATGAGAGTTGGTTATGGTTTAGCAAAAGAGGATATCATATCTACTTTTTACAAAATAAGAGCTCCTTTTAATATTACAACTCTAAGTTTAGCAGCAGCTATTGAAGCATTAAAAGACGAAGAGTTTGTACAAGATTGTATTGCTAAAAACTTTTCAGAAATGAAAAGATATGAAGAGTATGCAAAGCAAAAAGGGTTTGAGTATATTCCTTCTTATACAAATTTTATTACAATTTTATTTAAAGACTTTGTTTCAAAAACTGTTTCTCAAAAACTTTTAGAGCGAGGAATGATAGTAAGAGATTTAACAGGTTATGGATTAAATGCAATAAGAGTAACAATTGGTTCAAGTGAGCAAAATACAAAGTTATTTAAACTTTTAGATGAAGTTTTAGAAGAGTTAAAATAAGAGTTATTATGGAAGTAAAAGGTAAATCTACAGAAGAATTAAGCGAGTTAGCATCACAAATAAGAGATAGAATTATTGATGTGGTATCAAGAAAAGGTGGACACTTCTCTTCAACTTTAGGAGCAGTTGAACTTACTCTTGGAATGCATTATGTATTTGATGTAGATAGTGATCCTTTTATTTTTGATGTTTCACATCAATGTTATGCTCATAAGCTTCTTACACAAAGATGGGAAGAATTTGAGACAATTCGACAGTTTGGAGGTCTTTGTGGATTTACTAAACCAAATGAAAACAAAGCAGACTATTTTGTAGCTGGACATAGTTCAACCTCTATTTCACTTGCTGTTGGAGCTGCAAAATCTATACAGTTAAAGAATGAAAATAGAGTTCCTGTTGTAATGATTGGAGATGGCTCAATGAGTGCAGGAATGGTCTATGAGGCACTAAATGAGTTAGGAGATTTGAAACTACCTGTTGTAATAATATTAAATGATAATGAAATGAGTATTGCAAAACCAATAGGAGCAATATCAAAATATCTATCAAAAATTTTAGCAGGAAAGTTTTATCAAAGTTTTAAAGCAAGAGTAGATAAATTTATAAGAAATAATATGCCTGAAGGTACAACATATTTGGCTAAAAGATTAGAAAGTTCTATAAAGTTAATAACTCCAGGAATACTTTTTGAAGAGCTGGGAATTGATTATATTGGACCAATAGATGGACATGATATAGAAGAGATTATAGAGACTTTAGAAATTGCAAAATCTATGAATAAACCAGTAATTGTTCATGCAAGAACTGTAAAAGGAAAAGGTTATAAAATAGCTGAAGGGCAACATGAACATTGGCATGGTGTAGGTCCTTTTAATGTTCAAGATGGAGAATTTATAAAAAAAGTTGTACAAAAAAGTGCAACAGCTATTTATTCAGAAACTCTTTTAAATTTAGCAAGAAAATATGAAAATATAGTAGGGGTAACTGCTGCTATGCCAAGTGGTACAGGAATAGATAAATTAATTGAAGAGTTTCCTACTAGATTTTGGGATGTTGCAATTGCAGAACAACATGCTATTACATCAATGGCTGCTATGGCTAAAGAGGGTTTTAAACCCTTTATTACAATTTACTCAACATTTTTACAAAGAGGATTTGACCAAATAATTCATGATGTCTGTATTATGGCTCTACCTGTAGTTTTTGCTATGGATAGAGCTGGAATTGTAGGAAATGACGGAGAGACTCATCAAGGTGTTTTTGATATAAATTTTTTAAGATTTATACCAAATATGATTTTATTTGCACCAAGAGATAATGAGACTTTAGAATACTCTTTAGAGTTTGCTTATAATTTAGATAAACCTTGTGCAATTAGGTATCCAAGAGGTTCTTTTAAACAGTTAGAGTATAAAGCAACACCCTTTGAATTAGGAAAGGCTGAACTTCTAAAATCTGGTGCATCAAATAAACTATTTATTGGATATGGGGCTGGAGTTTCTAAAGCAATTGAGGTTGAAAAACTTCATAATGAAGATATAGCAATTTTAGATTTAAGATTTATAAAACCAATAGATAAAGAGATTTTAAAAGAATTATCAAAAAAATATAACTTTTGGTATGTATTTAGTGACTCACAAAAACTTGGTGGTGTTGCAAGTGCTATTATGGAAACTTTAAATGAATTAAATATTTTAAATATAAAAATAACTTCTTTTGAATATGAAGATAATTTTATAGAACATGGTGATACATCAGATGTAGAGCGATATTTAGGGTTACTTCCAGAACAAATAGTAAATAATATTTAATAAAATATTTCTCTCTTTAATTAAAACTTATTTTAAATAATAGTTTATAGATATTCTTTAAATAGGATATTTTTTATCCTATATTATAAGAATAAATTATAATAAAATTCTAAAAAAAGTATAAAATTAATTTTCATTTAATAAATATTATCCTATTATTAACTGATTTTAATTTAGTAGGAATAATATGAAATTAGCATTATCGCTTTCAATTCTATTAGGTGCAAGTAGTTTATTTGCAAATCAGTCATTAATTACAAAGGCTAAAAATGCGGGACTTGAGCCAATACCAAGCTCAAAAGATGCATTAATGAAATTAATTGATGATAAAAAAGATCCAATTACAGCTGCAAAAGTTGAATTAGGAAAAAAATTATATTTTGATCCAAGATTATCAAGAAGTAATTTAATCTCATGTAATACATGTCATAACTTAGCTCTTGGTGGAGCAGATGGAGTACCAGCTGCTATAGGGCATGGATGGACAGCAAATCCACACCATTTAAACTCACCAACAGTTTATAACTCTGTTTTCTTTAAAGCACAGTTTTGGGATGGAAGAAGCCCTCACTTAGCTGACCAAGCACAAGGACCAGTTCAAGCAGGTCCAGAAATGGCTGCTCCTCCTTCATTAGTTGAAGAGAGAATTAATTCAATTCCAGAATATGTAAATGAGTTTAAAACTACTTATGGAAAAGATGTAAAAATTGATTTTGGAAAAATTACTTCAACTATTGCAACTTTTGAAAAAACACTTGTAACTCCATCAAGATTTGATAAATTTTTAGAGGGTGATTCAAAAGCTTTAACAAAAGAGGAGCAAGAGGGATTAGATATCTTCTTAAATAAAGGGTGTACAGCTTGTCATACAGGAATTGCAATTGGTGGAACAATGCAACCATTCCAAATTGCTAACCAATATACATTCACAAATGTAGGTGATTTTAAAGGTGATGAAAATGGTATGGTTAAAACACCAACTTTAAGAAATATTGCTGAAACAGCACCATATTTCCACAATGGACAAATTTGGGCTTTAACAGATGCAATTAAAGAAATGGGTTCAGTTCAACTTGGAATTGAAATAAGTGATGGTGATGCAGCTAAAATTGAGACTTTCTTAAAAGTTTTAAGTGGTACAAAACCAAATATTACTTATCCTCAACTTCCAGCTTCAACAAATAAAACTCCAAAACCATCATTTGATTAATAAAAAGCTAGGGATTTTCCCTAGTTTTTTAAAAATGGTATTAATTTCTCAATGCTTAAGCCCATGGCAGTACTTTCTAAACCAATTACTTTTTTAATATATGGTTTACAAAATCCTTCTACCATTATTGCCCCTGCTTTACCAAAACATTCACCACTTTTTAAATAGTTTTCTAAATCTTTTTTATCAAATTTATTAAATTCATAAGTTGTAATTGAGATATCAATAAGTTCTAGTTTATTTGATTTATAAATCATACAAGTGATAACACTAGTTTTATTTGCGCTTTGAAGTTCCAACATAGCTTTTGCATCATAAAAATCTTTTGCTTTTCTAAGTAATTTTCCTTCACAAGTTACAACACTATCAGCTACTAATAAAGGTATATCTTTAATACCATATTTTAAATATAGTTCATCAAATTTACCTTTTGTTGCAAGATAGCAAAACTCTTTTGGATTCTGTGTAGTTATATTATCTTCATTAAAATTTCCTCCATTTTGTATAAAATCTATATTAAAAGCTTTTAATATCTTTGCTCTAGTTGGGGAATTTGAACCAAGTCTTATCATAGTTTGCCTTTTTTCTTTGGATTATACTAAGTTTTAATATAATACATTTTTAATAAAAAAGGTTTTATATGTTGCTTCTTTCAAGAGTTTCTGGAGTTTTAATATTTTTAAGTTTTATTTTTACAGTTTATTCATATTTTTTAGATGATAGAGTAAAACTTTTTGCAGTAGTTTTTATTTGGATTGCTTCATTAATACTATTTTTCACAATAAAATCAAAGAGTCTTATTGTAGTTTTACTATTTTTCTCTTTATTAGCATTTTTATTTAGTTATATAAATGGTTTTTATATTGATTTTTTTAAAGCATTTAGTGTAAATTTATATCTTCTTATACTTTTAATATCTGTAGGTTTTTTAAAACTTATTGCAACACCTAAAAAAGAGAAAGATGAACTTCCAAAAGGGAAAGCATCATTTATAAAAACATATATTGGAATCCATCTTTTTGGTTCAATTATAAATTTATCAGCTTTACTTTTAGTTGCTGATAAGATGTATAAAAAAGCAAAACTTAGCCCTTTACAAATTATTGTATTAACTCGTTCTTTTGCAAGTGATGCTTATTGGTCACCATTTTTTGTGGCTTTTGCTGCTGCTATTACTTATGCTCCAAATTTAGAAACTTTTTCTATAATATCATTTGGTATGATTTTAGCAATTTTTGCATTTTTTATTACATATTTTGAAGTAGTACAAAGTAAGTTTAATTTAGATGAGTTTTATGGATATCCTTTATCTTTGCAGACTTTATATTTACCATTTATTTTAGGATTATTTGTACTTCTTACCCATCACTATTTTGAAGATTTAAAGATAATTTTACTTATATCAATATTTGCATTTTTACTTACTATTTTAATATTACCTATAAAAAAAGGTTTAAAAGAGAGCTTAAAAATTTTAAAATATCATATTATTGATGAATTACCAAAAATGAAGAGTGAAATATCTCTATTTTTAGTTGCAGGGCTATTTGGGATATTTGCAGGAAGTGTTTTATTAGGGCTTAACTTTAAAATACCTTTTGAAGTTTTTGATTATAAAGTTGCTTCTATACTGCTTTTTATTTTTATTCTTTTAGCTTTTGTAGGAATTCATCCAATTATATCTATCTCAATTTTAGGAGACTTTTTTACAAATGCAAATCATACTTTACTTGCTATGACCTTTTTAATGGCTTGGGCTACAACAGTTTCAACTTCACCAATTTCAGGATTAAATCTTACTATGAGTGCAAGATATAATTGCAATGCAAAAGAGATATTTAAATTAAATATATTTTATGCAATCAAGATGTATATAATTTGTGTGATTTTATTATTTATAATGTCAAAAGTTTTAGGTATTTAATATTGGAAAGAAGAGATTTAGTTTATAACTCTTCTTGCAGTCCAATAAGTATCTTTATAGAATGGTTTATCAAGTTTTGTGTATTGAATACCTTTAATTGAAGCATGTAGAAATTCTCCATTTCCAGTGTAAACTCCAACATGTTTATCAATTTTACTAGTTTTGAAAAATACTAAGTCTCCTGGTTGTAGTTCAGATTTTTTAACTTCTATACCTTCATTTACTTGAGTAACTGTAGATCTTGAAAGCATATGATTAAATTTCTCTTTAAACATCTTTTGAGTAAATGCAGAACAATCAATTCCATTTTGACCTGTTCCTCCCATTTTATATCTTATATGTTTTGTTTCATTGTAAAATTCATTAAATGCTTTTTTCTTTTGGTTTGTATTGTTATAGGCATAACTAGTAAAATTTTCATTTGTGATACTATTATTTTTACTAATTTTGCTATTTATTGTTTTCTTTTTATTACTAACTGATTTAGTTATTGATTTTTTACTCTTATTTACTTGTTTATTGCTTATTTGTTTTTTAGTTGCTGTAGATTTTGTTGTTTTGTTTTCATTTTTATTTGTTTGTGTTTTTTGCTTTTTTACTTTGCTTTTTACATCTTTTTGAGTTTTACTATTTTGGGTTTTTGTGATTGGTGTTTTAGTAGTTTTTGAGTTTTGTTCCGCATATAAATTTGTTTGCAAGCCCAAAATCAAGAAGAGTAATGGGGATATAATTGAAATCTTTTTTAACACTTTTTTCTCCTATTTTATTTAAATACTCTTTGTGCTTTCCAGTAATTCTTTGCAAAATAATCATTTTCTAATTCTGAAATTGTTACTCCAATTTTAGTTGAAGCATGCATAAACTTTCCATCTTCAATATAAATACCTACATGATTTGTTCTACCTGTTTTAAAGAAAACTAAATCTCCCATTTGAAGTTCATTTTTCTTAATAGGTTTTCCAATTTGTGCTTGTTCACTTGTACTTCTTGGAAGTGCAAGATTAAATTTCTCTTTTAAAACTTTTTGTACAAAACCAGAACAATCAATTCCATTTTTTGATGTTCCACCTAATTTATATTTAACACCTTCCCAATTACTGTAAAAATCAAATAAATTATTATTAATTTTTACTTGTTTTGAACTATAGTTCTCTTTTGTGTTAAAAATATCAACTTTTTTTGAGTTATTGATATTTAATTTTTTATTTATTGGATAGGTTGCTTGTTGATGTATAGATGATTGTTTTTGTGCATTTTGGTATTGTGAAACATCAACTTTATCTTCACTTACTTTATATGAACAACCCGTAAAAAGTATAGTACTAAACAATGTAATAATAAATATTTTACTAGATTTCATATGGTTAAATTCCCTTTTTTTTGGTGAAAAAATTTCTTTATCTTAGTTAAAAATAGTAAATATGTCAAGTCTAAAAATTTAAATAGTATAATGAGCTTTTATTTTATGGGAGTTAAAATGTTAAAAATTTTAAAATTTATACCAATAATTTTTATGTTAAATTCTTGTGTTTCTTCAAAAAACAGTCTAATTAATAATAATTATAGTGATTTTAAGAAACAAAATACTTTCGATTATTGTTCAAAATTTTCTTATATTTTAAATATTGATGATATCAAATATAGAAAAATGTTTGTTGAATATATTAATCTTGATTCTAATTGCAAATGGAATGGTCTTGCTCGAGGTTTTTTTGTCTCTTTATTTAAAGAAGAGTTAAATGCAAAATCTTTTGAATTAGTCCAAAGATTTGACTTTAAAAATGTTGAAATAAGTACATATATAATAGATAACTATTTTTATGTTGATATTATAGATGAATTTGGTGTTTTTGATGATAGATTAACTATTGATTATAGTGGTATTTATACAGATGAGATTTTAAGAAAAAATGGTATGATTAATAATTATAAAGATTATCCTAGGCTAGATTTTAATTATAATAAAAGTTTAGTTCAGCTTAATTTTATAAATAGCTATTTTTCACTAGATAGTGGAAGTTTTAGAGATTAAAGGAGATTTATGGAAAGAAGTTCAATATCGTCATTGATTTTAGGTTTTTTTATCTTTATTGGTTTAAGTAGTTTAGGTTATTTTGTATCAACAGCATTCTTAAAAACAAAAGATATGGAAAGAACAGTTATTGTAAAAGGTTTATCAGAGAAAGAAGTTTTGGCAAATATTGTAATTATGCCAATAAAAATAAGCCAAACAGGAAATGATTTTGAAGCTTTAAGTAAAAAAACAAATAGTGATACAACACAAATTATAGAGTTTTTAAAACAAAATGGTATAAAAGAAGAAGATATATCATTAGGATCAACATTGGTTGTAGATAAGATGGCAAATGAGTATTCTAATCAAGAGTTCTCAATGAGATATTTAGCTTCAAGAGTTATAAATATTTATAGTAGTGAAGTTGAAAAGGTAAGATCTTTAACTGGAAAATTATCTGAACTTTCACAAAAAGGTATTTTATTTAAAACAGATGATTATGATACAAAAATAGAGTATATTTTTACAAAATTAAATGACATAAAACCATCTATGATTGAAGAAGCAACAGCAAATGCAAGAGAAGTTGCAGAAAAATTTGCACAAGATTCAAATAGTAAATTAGGAAAAATCAAAAGAGCTACTCAAGGACAAGTTGAAATGAATAGTCGAGATAAAAATAGTGAGCATATAAAAACTTTAAGAGTTGTTGCTACTGTGGAGTATTATTTAAATGATTAAATTTTAAGAGGAGATTAAATCCTCTTAAAAAGATTAAATTAGGTTTTTTTTAGCATAAGTAATTGCAGCTATTCTTGCTTCTTCTATTTTATTTATATCTTTTCCACCAGCTTGAGCAAAGTCAGGTCGTCCACCACCACTTCCACCTAAAATAGTAGCAATTTCTTTAATCCAATCTCCAGCTTTAATATTTGTATTTTTACTTCCAGCAACAATTGAAACTTTGTCATCTTTTATTTGAAGAAGTAAAATTGCTAATTTCTCATTTGCATTTTTGTTATCATCAACAATTTTCTTTAAATCTCCATTTTCAACAACACTAACTATTAGTTTTGTATCACCAATTATCTCTTCATTTATTGGAGTAACAGATTTACTTTGTGTATTTTTAAGTTCATTTTTAAGCTCTTTTATCTCATTCTTAAGCTTTTTAATACCAGCTATTAAATCATTTGATTTGATTTCTGCTTGTAACAAAGATAGTTTATTTAGTTGCTCTTTTATATATTTAAATGCACTAGTTCCAACAACAGCTTCTATTCTTCTAATTCCTGCACTAACACCAGACTCTTTAATTATATAAAAACTTCCAATATCGGCTGTATTTTTTACATGAGTTCCTCCACAAAACTCAATAGATACATCTCCACCAAAGCTAATAACTCTTACAATATCACCATATTTCTCTCCAAACATAGCAATAGCACCTTTTTTCTTAGCTTCTTCTAAAGGAAGTTCTTCTACAACTCCCTCTAATGACCTACTTATCATAGAGTTTACTAAATCTTCAACTTCATTTATCTGTTCTGTTGTCATAGCTTTAGGATATGTAAAGTCAAATCTAAGTTTTGTTGCATCATTAAAAGAACCAGCTTGAGAGATACTATCACCTAATACCATTTTTAATGCACTTTGTAAAAGATGAGTAGCACTGTGATGTTTTGCTACTTCAGATCTATTTATAACAACTGCTTCTAGAATTTGATTTTGATAAAGTTTTACATTTTGAACATCTACTTTTGATAAATTTAGATTATGAAACTTTGAAGTCTCAATAACCATAATATTTTTCCCATCAAACTCTATTGCACCGATATCTCCATATTGTCCACCACTTGTTGCATAAAATGGAGTTTTATCAAGAAGAACCCAACCAATTTGATTTTCTAAAGATTGAACTTCTTTAAAATTCTCATCAAGTAGTGCTAAAATTTTTGAAGAGTAAACAATATTTGTATATCCAACAAACTCATTTTGTCCATATTTCTCAATTAAAGTTTTAAAATCTCCCTCATTCGAACTATCTCCACTACCTTTCCAAGCAGCTTTTGCCATAGCTTTTTGATGGTTCATAAGTTCTTCAAATTTTGCTAAATCTACTTTTAAACCTTTATCTTTTAACATATCTTCTGTTAAATCTAGAGGGAAACCATAAGTATCATATAGTTTAAATGCAGTTTCTCCACTAAATAATGAGTTTGAAAGAAGAGATAATTTATTTTCATTTAATAAACTTAATATAACTCCCCATTCTGCAAGTCCACTACCTAAAGCTTTATTAATACTTTTAAGTTGTGCTAAATTATTAGGGTCATTTGGATCAACTAGTTTAAATAACTCTGTATTAAATAGAGTTATTCCAGCTTCAATAGTCTTGAAAAATCTCTCTTCTTCTAGGGTTAATTGTTCTTTTATGTAGTTTGCATTATCTTTTAATTCAACATAATGACCACCCATAATATCAATTAAAGTATCAACTAGTTGTCCCATAAATGGTTTTCTAAGACCAATTAAATAACCATGTCTTATGGCTCTTCTTAAAATTCTTCTTAACACATAAGGACGACCTTCATTTCCAAATAAAATACCTTGGCTTAGCATAAATGATGTAGCTCTAAGGTGATCAGCAATTACTCTGTATGATCCAATAGTTTCCTTTGTAGCTTTTTTATTTGCAACTTTTTCTAAAGCTTCGATAATTGGTTTAAAATTTGAAGAGTCAAAGTTATTAAATACACCCTCTTTAATTGCAATAACTCTTTCAAGTCCCATTCCTGTATCAATAGATGGTTTTGGAAGAGGAATTAATTCTCCATCTTTTGTTCTTTCATATTGCATGAATACAAGATTCCAAATTTCTAAAAATCTATCACCATCTCCACCCATTTTATCTTCAGGGCTATTAAAGTTCTCTTCTCCTTGATCATAG
The Aliarcobacter faecis genome window above contains:
- a CDS encoding cytochrome-c peroxidase — its product is MKLALSLSILLGASSLFANQSLITKAKNAGLEPIPSSKDALMKLIDDKKDPITAAKVELGKKLYFDPRLSRSNLISCNTCHNLALGGADGVPAAIGHGWTANPHHLNSPTVYNSVFFKAQFWDGRSPHLADQAQGPVQAGPEMAAPPSLVEERINSIPEYVNEFKTTYGKDVKIDFGKITSTIATFEKTLVTPSRFDKFLEGDSKALTKEEQEGLDIFLNKGCTACHTGIAIGGTMQPFQIANQYTFTNVGDFKGDENGMVKTPTLRNIAETAPYFHNGQIWALTDAIKEMGSVQLGIEISDGDAAKIETFLKVLSGTKPNITYPQLPASTNKTPKPSFD
- the dxs gene encoding 1-deoxy-D-xylulose-5-phosphate synthase codes for the protein MEVKGKSTEELSELASQIRDRIIDVVSRKGGHFSSTLGAVELTLGMHYVFDVDSDPFIFDVSHQCYAHKLLTQRWEEFETIRQFGGLCGFTKPNENKADYFVAGHSSTSISLAVGAAKSIQLKNENRVPVVMIGDGSMSAGMVYEALNELGDLKLPVVIILNDNEMSIAKPIGAISKYLSKILAGKFYQSFKARVDKFIRNNMPEGTTYLAKRLESSIKLITPGILFEELGIDYIGPIDGHDIEEIIETLEIAKSMNKPVIVHARTVKGKGYKIAEGQHEHWHGVGPFNVQDGEFIKKVVQKSATAIYSETLLNLARKYENIVGVTAAMPSGTGIDKLIEEFPTRFWDVAIAEQHAITSMAAMAKEGFKPFITIYSTFLQRGFDQIIHDVCIMALPVVFAMDRAGIVGNDGETHQGVFDINFLRFIPNMILFAPRDNETLEYSLEFAYNLDKPCAIRYPRGSFKQLEYKATPFELGKAELLKSGASNKLFIGYGAGVSKAIEVEKLHNEDIAILDLRFIKPIDKEILKELSKKYNFWYVFSDSQKLGGVASAIMETLNELNILNIKITSFEYEDNFIEHGDTSDVERYLGLLPEQIVNNI
- the lysA gene encoding diaminopimelate decarboxylase; the encoded protein is MNIDFKNLANKYQTPYYVYDFDYITKQYTELKESFRARKSLIAYAVKANSNLSVIKHLANLGAGADCVSIGEVKRALKVGVPAYKIIFSGVGKSDDEIKEALELDILLINVESAEELNRVEIIAKELGKVARISIRVNPNIDPKTHPYISTGLHENKFGVDIDTAKRMYIQCKNSEFLEPTGIHCHIGSQLTQLQPIKDAVKIVADLVRNLKAIKIELSFMDVGGGLGIVYKDEKLIDTYEYAQSILDVMFGLDLTVICEPGRFIVGNSGVFVTKVLYEKINGNKRFVIVDGAMNDLIRPALYGAYHKIEVLNDNKDFSDCNIVGPVCESGDFFAKNIELPKTSHNDLVAIYSAGAYGFTMASNYNTRGRVAEIAIEGGVDRLIRRRENFEDLIAHEIEFIK
- the pheA gene encoding chorismate mutase, translated to MAIEDGLVEIRNKLDDIDNKLLDLLNERMNLVHQVGVIKAQSGGAIYRPEREKSIIDRLEKINKEKKGFLNRSAIEALFLEIFAISRNLELPENIGYLGPQGSFTHQAAEARFGAMSSYVSISSIKGIFKELESKKIKYGVVPIENSSNGIVNDTIGGFSNFNSKIIAEIVLNIHHTLATTCDKISDIKKIYSKDIAFDQCRKFLTNFGLDEVELIPVESTTKAAKLAAIEPNSAAISPHVAAKLYNLPILFENIEDKDNNKTRFFILSDFENLPSGNDKTSILVNLPDTQGALVKFLNDFNDLGINLTKIKSHIVEGNSIFFIDFDGHKDDDNVKKVLEKHKNSIKVLGSYVKEIKDI
- the hisC gene encoding histidinol-phosphate transaminase — its product is MKFNEVLKNLSTYEAGKPIELVVREYGIDPKEVVKLASNENPYGTSPKVVAKIESLVKNMYLYPDDSMFELKETLANKFDLESKNVIIGSGSDQILEFCIHAKCQKGSNVLMAKTTFAMYEIYAKQVDANIIKTESSQHNLKEFSDLYKKYGADIIFLCIPNNPLGECLDKNEVYEFLRTIDKDTLVVVDGAYQEYAAFKDENKRICPKDLINSFPNAIYLGTFSKAYALGGMRVGYGLAKEDIISTFYKIRAPFNITTLSLAAAIEALKDEEFVQDCIAKNFSEMKRYEEYAKQKGFEYIPSYTNFITILFKDFVSKTVSQKLLERGMIVRDLTGYGLNAIRVTIGSSEQNTKLFKLLDEVLEELK